In the Abyssisolibacter fermentans genome, CTCCTGCTAAAAGGTTAGATATATTATGCTTTCCTAATAATTTTGATTTGCAAACAATAGAGTTGCCTTCTTTATCTTTCAAAGTAAATATAGAACCTTTATCAAATACTTTAATGTCTTGTGCAAATAAATCAAGATTTTCTACATCATCTAAGCCATATAATATTTTTTCTTTAAATGTCTTATCTGCTAATTTTTTTATATAATTATTATCATAGTTAAATATAGCTATTCCATCTGTAGGTAATTCCTCTATTAGCTCATATTTAGTTTTTGATATGTTTTCCAAATTCTTAAAAGTTTCAAGATGCGTAGGTCCTATTGAGGTTAGAACTCCTATTTTAGGATTTGCAAGCTTAGCTACTTCCTCAATCTCACCTATTTTTCTAGCTCCCATTTCAACAACAAATGCTTCATGTTCATTACTTAGTGTATTGTTTACAACTTTACTTATCCCCATAGGTGTATTAAAACTATTTGGAGTCATCAAAACATTATATTTTTGCTTTAATATCTGGTTTGTTATAAATTTAGTTGTTGTTTTTCCAAAGCTGCCTGTTATACCTACAATCTTTAAATTTTCAAATTTCCTGACCTTATTGTATGCCATATCATAATAATATTTGTTAATCCTATTTTCTATAGGTTTCATACATACACTAGCTAATGCCATGTTGTATGGCACATAAAAATATAGTACTGACATCCATAATAATATTAACAGTAAATTCACTGTTTTAATTTTAAATAACAATACAAAAATACCAAATAAAATAACTAATAAAACATAACTGCATAAACAAAGTCTTTTTGCTCTTTTAGTATAAACTAAAGGCTTCTTTACTTCTTTCTTTTTAAAATCAATGCTGTATATTATTGTAATAGCCCATACTGCCATACCTATATACAGAACAATATTTATAGTTTTAAATGAATATATGACTATGAATATTGCAGTAATAATTATATTGATAATTTGTTTTAATGTAAAAACTTTATTTCTACCTTGATTCTTTATCCAGCTAATATAATTATTTGTATTATATTCTTCAAGCTGTAGCATATGCAAGAAATATATATTTCTAAAATATACTGACATTATCCAAATTACTAAACAAAGACCTAATCCTAATAAAATATTATTTCCCATTTGTTTCACACTCCCCTAAAAACTTATCAATTACAACTTTAAAGCTATACAATTGATCTATGTATGAAAAATGTCCTGCGTTATCAAATACAACTAATCCACTATCTTTTATTTCTTCTTCCATAATCTTGCCCATATATAATGGAGTTTGATCGTCGTCTCTACCCCATATGAGTAGTGTCGATGCTTCTACGTTTTTTAAATATGGTCTTAGATTTTCATTAACCAATTTGACCATGATTTTTCTCATTATACCTTGCGAACTCCTATAATCGTCAGAACCAAATTTTTTATAGAATTTTTCCATAGTTTCTTTCTTATCTTTCCAGAAAAATAAACTTTTATATATGAATTTTAATGTTTTAAAAGAATAAACTTTTATATAGTATTTTGCTTTTCTTTTAGGAATAAGTCCAGCACTATCAATTAATATCATTTTATCTATAAGTTTTGTATATTGGCTAGCAAGTAAAATAGATATTCTTCCGCCATGTGAATGTCCTATTAAGGTTACTCTTTTTATATTCATTTTGTCAATAAATTTTTTTATTATATCTTTATATTCTTTAGAACCCCAAACTTCTTTAGGTTCATCACTCTCTCCAAACCCTGGTAAGTCTAAAGCATAGACTTGAAACCTATCTTTTAAATGATTAAAAATAGGAATCATCGTCTGTATATTTGCACCCCATCCATGAAGAATAATAATAGGATTACCTTCACCTTCACATATGTAATTAATACTCAAGTCATCAATATTGACCTTCATTAAATCATCCTCACTAATTAGATATTCATTTACTTTTTTAAGTATATTTTAATTTATGTTCATTTTGTCAATATATATTATTATATTTTTGTAATTGCCCTACAGCCAACTAATTAGATTTATATCCACTCAGTCATTATATTTTTACTTTAATATATGCCTCCTTTGATTATATCAGAAGTTCGAATTAAATTCTACTAGTAGTTACTTATATAATTATTAACCAAACTAACTAATTACATAACTAAATGGCTTTTTCTAATGTACACGCTTTCATAGAAAATCTATTATTGTTTTTATGGACATATTATTCATAATATGTTAACAATCAAGTGC is a window encoding:
- a CDS encoding UDP-N-acetylmuramoyl-tripeptide--D-alanyl-D-alanine ligase, with protein sequence MGNNILLGLGLCLVIWIMSVYFRNIYFLHMLQLEEYNTNNYISWIKNQGRNKVFTLKQIINIIITAIFIVIYSFKTINIVLYIGMAVWAITIIYSIDFKKKEVKKPLVYTKRAKRLCLCSYVLLVILFGIFVLLFKIKTVNLLLILLWMSVLYFYVPYNMALASVCMKPIENRINKYYYDMAYNKVRKFENLKIVGITGSFGKTTTKFITNQILKQKYNVLMTPNSFNTPMGISKVVNNTLSNEHEAFVVEMGARKIGEIEEVAKLANPKIGVLTSIGPTHLETFKNLENISKTKYELIEELPTDGIAIFNYDNNYIKKLADKTFKEKILYGLDDVENLDLFAQDIKVFDKGSIFTLKDKEGNSIVCKSKLLGKHNISNLLAGAAVARALGLTFEEIRRGIETVEPVPHRLQLIDPGTGVIVIDDAFNSNPVGCKAALDVISNFKEGNKIVVTPGMVELGLEEDEANKEFGHNMAEVCDYIILVGRKKTQPIYEGLKEKSFDMSKVFVVNSLNEATVRLQSIVRPKDVVLFENDLPDTFNEN
- a CDS encoding alpha/beta fold hydrolase, whose product is MKVNIDDLSINYICEGEGNPIIILHGWGANIQTMIPIFNHLKDRFQVYALDLPGFGESDEPKEVWGSKEYKDIIKKFIDKMNIKRVTLIGHSHGGRISILLASQYTKLIDKMILIDSAGLIPKRKAKYYIKVYSFKTLKFIYKSLFFWKDKKETMEKFYKKFGSDDYRSSQGIMRKIMVKLVNENLRPYLKNVEASTLLIWGRDDDQTPLYMGKIMEEEIKDSGLVVFDNAGHFSYIDQLYSFKVVIDKFLGECETNGK